The following DNA comes from Amycolatopsis solani.
TCGGCGGTATTACAAGGGCAAAGCACGCGAAGAAGGCGATCCCGACCTGCTGCCGTGGAAGACGATGGGGGAAGCGCTCGGCTTGTCAGACCGGTTCACCGTGGTGTCCAACTACGGCACCGGTGGCGATCCGAAGGCGCGTGGAGAGCGGCTCTCGACACAGCCCGCGTTCACGGTCACCGGCAAGGTTTCGCGCAACCGCCTGGTCGGGCGGCCCAAGGGGATGCCCGATCGCTTCACCGACTACGAGGCGGGCAAGTTGCAGACCTTCCCGCCCGACTACCCCTGGTCAGGGCGGGGCATTGCCCAGCAGATCGGGAATGCGATCCCGCCGAGGTTGGCTGCCCACGTTCTCGCTGCGGCTTTGGGCAAGGAGCTCGACGTTGTTGCTCTGGACAAGTGCGTCGAGCAACGCTGGAAGGACACCCGCAACGGGGTCGATGGACTGTTGAAGGATGCAGCCAAGAGCTGAACTTCACCGGCGTTCGCGAACCGCCTTGATGACTCGCGCTGCGGCGACGTCCACGGTTTCGTGCTCCCAGATGCGAACGGCCAGCCAGCCGGCCTCGTGAAGCCGCGTGTCAGTATCGACATCCCGTCTGCGGTTGGTTTCGATCTTGTCTCGCCAGAACTCGGCGTTGTTCTTGGGCCAAGTCGCGTGCTCGGGGCAGCCATGCCAGAAGCAGCCGTCCACGAAGACTGCGACGCGGGCCGGGCCGAACACCAGGTCAGCCTCGCGTCGTACGCCTCTGACCGGTCTGCGGTGTACCCGGTAGCGAAAGCCTGCTCGGTGCAGAGACCTGCGCAACGCCATCTCGATCCCGGTATCCCGGGACTTCTGCTTGCTCATTCGGATGCGCACCGCGGATGTGGTCTTCAGAGGCTCCACCCGCACATTGTGGCAAGGCCGCCGGTTCTCGGCGAACCCGCGGCGAACGGGTGAATCAACCGTCGATGATTCGGCCTTCGATCAGCGGGTGGTCGTCGCGCTCGTGAGGCTCGTTCACCACCTCACTGTCCACCACCATCACCGGCCCCCGCCGCTGGTTGGCGAACCGCACCGCGCGCTTCTCCATCCGCTTCAACCACAGCCGCCGAGCCACTGCCCGCGAAGGCGGCAGGATCAACAGCAGCCCCAGCACATCGCTCACGAACCCAGGCACCAGGATCAGGATCCCACCGAGACCGACCAGCATCCCGTCGGTCAGTTCCTTCTCCGAAGGACGCCCCGCACGGGCCGACTCCACGAACGCCCGCATCGCCTTGCCGCCCTCGCGGCGGGCCAGCCAGGAGCCCAGGAACGCGCCACCGAGCAGCAGGCCGAGTGTGCCGAGGATGCCGACGGCCGAGCCCACCGCCCAGATCGCGGCGATCTCGGCGATGACGTAGAGCAAGAACGCGACAGCCATACCGGGACAACGAACGACCTGTCCGATTTGCTCCCGCGGCCGAAACTCACCGGCTAGGGTCACACCTCGTGCCCGACTGGTTCCGCTGGCTCCTCATCGCGCTCGCGGTGCTCGCCGGCGTGGCATTGGCCGCACGCAAACGACTGAAACTTCCCGCAATCCCCCAGGTGAGAGCCGGTATCGCCGCCTCCGTGCTCGTCTGGCTGGCGATCGCCGTCGTCGTCGCGGGGGTGGCTGGGGGTGGGCTGCTCTGGTTCCTCGGCTGGCCGCGGCTGCCCACCACCTCGGCTTTCGACGTCACCCAGTTGCTCGACTTGCTGAAGATCGCCCTGTCCGTGGTCGCCGGGCTGGGTGGGGTGGTGCTGCTCGCCGTCAACTACCGGAAGCAGCGGGTCACCGAGAACGAGCACGCGCTCGCCGTCGAGAAGGCCGAACGCGAGACCGTCCAAGGGTTCAACGAACGCCTCGGCGCCGCCGCCGAGCAGCTCGCCCACGAGAGTCCCGCCGTCCGGTTGACCGGTGTGTACGCCCTCGCCGGGCTCGCCGACGACTGGGAGGACAAGCGCCAGGTCTGCGTCGACGTCCTCTGCGGTTACCTGCGGCTGCAGCCCGAAACCATGACGCCCGGCGAGTCCGTGGTGCGCGAAGCGATCCTCCGGATGTTCCGCGACCGGCTGACCGGCTACGGGTGGTGGCCGCAGCGGGTCGACTTCGACTTCACCGAGGTCGTGTTCGAGAACGCCGACTTCTCCGGGCTCCGGTTCCCCGGGCGGCTGATCCTCGATCGGGCGGAGTTCACCGGCGAGCTGACCTCGTTCGACCGCGCGCGCTTCAGCCGCGGCCTCAGTTGCCACGGCACCCGCTTCGCCGCCGAGCGCACGACCTTCGGCAGTGTGACCTTCGACGGCCGCAGCGAGTTCGTCGGCGCCGAGTTCGCCGGACGGGAGCTCAGCTGGGCTGGCGCGACCGTCCGCGGGGGTGCGACCGCCTTCTACCGGTGCCGGGTCGCCTGCGAACGCCTCGACTTCACCCGGCTGAGCATCGAAGCCGGCGAAGTGCGCTTCGAGCAACTCGAACTGTCCGGCGTCGACGTGGACTTCGAGAACCTCGACGCCGGCTGGCTCGACTCCGAAGGAGGCTTCCCGCGGCTGGTCTTCGAAGACGTGCGGTTCGCCCGCGGCCGCCTGCGACTGGAGCTCTGGAGCGACCGCGAGCGGATGATCTGGCTCCGGGACTGCGTCCTCGACGCCGTGGCCGTCGAACTCCGCGCGCCCGACGACGCGAAACCCTGGCTGAACCTGCGCGACGTCGAACTCCGCGGGGGCACCGAAATCCCCGCGGAGTTCGTCCGCTCTAGCTCGGCACCTCGTCCAAATACGCTCGCGCCTGGAGCGTGAACAGCTCCGAGTACCCGGCCTTCGCCGCCATCAGCTCCTCGTGCGTCCCGTACTCCGCCACCTTTCCCCGGTCCAGCAACAGGATTCGCTCCGCCTGCCGGACCGTCGAGAACCGGTGTGAGATGTACAGCGTCGTCCGTCCCTCCGACAGCTGACGCAGCCGGGCGAACAGGTCGTGCTCGGCCTGCGCGTCCAACGCCGACGTCGGCTCGTCCAGGATCAGCAGCGGCGCCTCCCGCTGGAACGCCCGCGCCAGCGCGATCTTCTGCCACTCGCCACCCGACAAGCTGACGCCCTGGTCGAACCAGCGCCCCAGCGGGCTGTCGTAGCCCGACGGCAGGCGCTCGATGCGTTCGTCCGCGCCGGCTCGGCGGGCCGAATCCTCGATGTGCGGGCGGTCCTCCAGCCTCGAAAGGTCGCCCAAGCCGATGTTCTCCGCCGCGGTTCCCTGGTACGTCACGTAGTCCTGGAACATCGCGCTGATCCGCTTCCGCAGCTCGACCGGGTCGTATTCGCGGATGTCGACGCCGTCGAGGCGGATAACCCCGCCAGTCGGGTCGTACAACCGGCACAGCAGCTTGAACAGCGTCGACTTGCCCGCGCCGTTGCGGCCGACCACCGCCACCGTCTCGCCGGGGCGGATTTCGAAGCTGACGTCCTCCAGCGCCGGTTCCTCGGCGCCCGGGTAGGCGAACGTCACCGAATCGAACTCGATGTGACCGTCCACAACGGACGGAAACGCGCGCGGTGCGGGAGGCGCCGTGATCTCCGGTTCCGTGTCCAGGAACCGGTACAGCGTGTCCAGGTAGAGGTTGTTCTCGTACATCCCCGAAAACGCCGTGAACAGCCCGGACACCGACGCCTGCACGGACGTCGCCGCCGCCGTGTACAGCGCGAGGTCGCCCAGCGTCAGGCGCCCGCCGACCGCCTCCAGCGCGATGTACAGCGCGATCGCCGAGCCCGCGAACGTGCTCAGCAGGCCCCAGGACGTCGAGCTGATGTTGCGGTTGATCGTCAGCTTCCGCTGCCGCTCGTACGACACGAGGCCGAGCCGGCGGAAGCGGTCGACGAAGTACGGGCCGAGGCCGAACAGCTTCGTTTCCTTGGCGTAGGTGTCCGTCGTGACCAGCGAAGACAGGTAGTCCATCCGCCGTTTGATCGGCGACATCAGGAACGTCAGCCAGAACGCGCGCGAGCCGTACTTCGACTGCGAGATGAACGCCGGGATCGGCGCCAGCAACGCGACCAGTGCCAGCAGCGGGCTGATCGAAACGAGCAGCGCGACCATGCTGCCGAACGTGATCAGCGTCCGGACCAGGCCCAGCGCGGAGTTCATCATCGACAGCGGACGCGTCGGGGCTTCCTGCGCCGCCTGGCGCAGCATGTCGTAGGACGTCGAACCCTCGAAGTACGCCAGGTGCAGCTCGCTCGCGTGCGCCATCACGCGGTGGCGGATGGTCAGCGTCATGCGTTCCTGCAGCAGGGCCTGCGCGATCGACGTCAGCGCGCTGCTGAGCGCCGTCCCGGCGAGCACGGCGAACTGGAACAGCGCCACGTTGACGATGTCGCCGGTGGTGCCCTTGCCCTGGATCGCCGCGACGACGGAGTCCAGCAGCAGCTTCGCGACGTACGCGGTCACCGTCGGCAGGAGGCCCGACAGCAGCGTGATCAGCGCCAGCACGATCGTCAGGGGCGGGCTCGCCTGCCACGTCAGCTTCGCGACCTTCGGCAGGCCGCGGACCGTGCCCGCCACGGACGTCTTCGCGCGCTTCAGCCGCGAGCGCCAGTCCTTCGGCTGGTCGTCCGGTTTCGGTTCCGGGATCTCGACCGGGCCGGTGAGCCCGCTCTCCGGCACGGTCGTCGCGTGCCGGCGACGGCCCCGGCGGGCCATCATGAACTCCATCCCGCCCCCACCGCCCGGGATCACTTGGCCTCCACGGCGCCGTGCAGGAAGACGTCGACCACCTGGCGCGTGGTGGGGACGTCGTCGATCGGCGCCATCCGGCGGCCGCCGAAGAGGAGGGTCAGGAACAACGCGGCGAGCTGCTCGGGGGTCAGCCGCAGCCGGTCCTTTTCGGGTTCGAACAGTTCGGTGATCGCGCCGCGCATGGCGGTCATCGACTCGCTGCGGCCGCCCTTCATCGTGCGGTTCTTCAGGCGCTGCTCGGGGTCGCGCTGCTTGTGCCTGCCGGACGCGTGCAGGGCGCCCATCAGTGCGCCCATCCGCTCGAAGTGGGCGCCGAGCGCTTCGGCGGCTTCGACGAGCCGGTCCGCCAGGGGCTGCTCGATGGGGATTTCGGCGATCGCGTCGAGGACGTGGTCGGGGCGCAGCACCTCGGCGGTGCAGGCGTCGAACAGCTCGTCCTTGTCCTTGAACGCGCGGAAGATGGTGCCCTCGCCGATGCCGGCGGCGCGGGCGATCTGGCTGGTCGTGACCGCCGTGCCGTGCTCCATGAGGAGCGGCAGCACCGCGTGCACGATCATGGCGCGCCGGTCTTCGGCGCTCATGCTCGGCGCTCTGCGCCGGGTCTCGGGTGCTGGTGTCATGCCACCAGTGTGCGGAGTGAGTGCTCACTCCGTCAAATGAGTAAAAGTGAGGGCCGCCCGAAGACGGCCCTCACCTGCGGAAACTCAGTAAGTCATCGCCATCGCCGGGTCGGCCAGGAGAGCGCCGACGTCGGCCAGGAACTCCGAACCCTGCTGGCCGTCGACCACGCGGTGGTCGAAGCTCAGCGACAGCTGGAGCACCTTGCGGACCTTGATCTCGCCGTCCACCACCCACGGCTGGTCCTTGATCGCGCCGAGGCACAGGATCGCGGACTCGCCCGGGTTGATGATCGGCGTGCCGGTGTCGACGCCGAACACGCCCACGTTGGTGATCGTGATCGTGCCGTTCGCCATGTCCGCCGGCGACGTCTTGCCCTCGCGGGCGACCTCGGTCAACGTCGTGAGCGCCTGAGCCAGCTCCTTGAGCGACAGCGAGTCGGCGTCGCGGACCTTCGGCACGATCAGGCCGCGCGGCGTGGCGGCCGCGATGCCGAGGTGCACGTAGTCCTTGTAGACGATCTCCTGCGCCGCCTCGTCCCAGACCGCGTTGATGTCCGGCGTGCGCTTCGCCGCCAGGCACACGGCCTTCGCGGCGAACGTCAGCGGCGTGACCTTGACCCCGGAGAACTCCCGCGACTTCTTCAGCTTTTCGCGGAACTCCATCATCGGTGTGACGTCGATGGTCAGGAACTCCGTGACGTGTGGAGCGGTGTACGCGCTCTGCACCATCGCCGCCGCGGTGGCCTTGCGGACGCCCTTGATCGGCACGCGCCGCTCGCGGGAACCGCTGGCCACGACGGACTCGACCACCGGGGTGCCGTTGGCGGCGCGCTCGACGTCGTCACGGGTGATGACGCCGCCGTCCGCGCTGCCGGTCAGCGCGTGCAGGTCGACGCCGAGGTCCTTCGCCAGCTTCCGCACCGGCGGCTTCGCCAGCGGGACGTAGCCGCCGCGCGGAGCAACCGGGGCCGCGGGAGCGGGCGCGGGCGGAGCGACCACGACGGCGGCCGCGGGAGCCGCACCCTTACGGGCCCGCCGCTGCGTGACCACGGCCTTGGAGCCGTAGCCGACCAGCGGCTTCATCTCCTCTTCCTCGACGGGAGCGGGAGCGGCGGCAGGAGCGGGAGTCGCCGCGGCCCCACCGGGGTCGACGTCGATGGTGAGGATCGGCGTGCCGACCTCCACCGTCTGGCCCGGCTCCACGTGCAGCTCCGTGACCACGCCGGCCCACGGGATCGGCAGCTCGACGGCGGCCTTCGCGGTCTCGATCTCGACCACGATCTGGTTGACCGTCACCGTGTCGCCCGGCTTCACGTGCCAGTTCAGGATGTCGGCTTCGGTCAGCCCCTCGGCGGTGTCGGCCAGGGGGAACTCTTTGTACGTCGGCATTGCGCGGAATCCCCCTTACCAGCTGAGCGAGCGGTCGACGGCGTGCAGCACCCGGTCCAGGTCGGGGAGGTAGTGCTCCTCGAGCTTGGCCGGCGGGTACGGCGTGTCGAACCCGGTCACCCGGAGGACGGGCGCTTCCAGCGAGTAGAAGCACTCCTGCTGGACGCGCGCGGCGATCTCCGACGTCAGCGACGACTCGGACGGCGCCTCCGACAGCGCGATCAGCCGTCCGGTCTTGCGCACCGACTCGAACACCGGGCCGAGGTCCAGCGGCGAGAGCGTGCGCAGGTCGATGACCTCGAGCGAGTGGCCTTCGTCCTCGGCCGCGGCGGCCGCGTCGAGGGCGACCTTCACCGAAGGGCCGTACGCGACGACCGTCACGGTCGTGCCCTCGCGCACCACCTGCGAGGAGAACGCCGGGACCGGCGTGCCCGAGGTGTCGATCTCGGCGCGCAGCGCACCCGAGTGGTAGAGCCGCTTGGGCTCGAAGAACAGGATCGGGTCGTCCGACTTGATCGCTTCCTGGATGCCCCAGTAGGCGTCCACGGCGTTCGAAATGGACACGACCTTGAGCCCCGGGATGTGCGCGAACAGCGACTCCGGCGACTCCGAGTGGTGCTCGACCGCGCCGATCCCGCCGCCGAAGGGCACCCGGATCACGACGGGCATCTTGATCTTGCCCTGCGTGCGGTAGTGCAGCTTCGCCAGCTGCGACGAGATCTGGTCGAAGCCCGGGAAGATGAAGCCCTCGAACTGGATCTCGCAGACCGGCCGGAAGCCGCGCACGGCCAGGCCGACCGCGGTGCCGATGATGCCGGACTCCGCGAGCGGCGTGTCCAGCACGCGCTGCTCGCCGAAGTCCTTCTGCAGACCGTCGGTGATCCGGAAGACGCCGCCGAGCTTGCCGACGTCCTCGCCCATGATCAGGACCTTGGGGTCTTCTTCCATCGCGCGGCGCAGGCCGAGGTTGAGCGCCTTGCCGATGGTGAGTTTCTGGAGGTCGGTCATCAGTGCTCACCCGCCGAGGCGAAACCGTCGAGGTAGGACAGGAACTCTTCGCGCTGCGAGTCCAGCACCGGGTTGCCCTCGGCGTAGACGTTGCTGAAGATCCGGTCCGGCGGCGGCTCCGGCATGTTGAACGTGTAGTCGCGCAGGTCGGCCGCGAACGCGTCGGCCTCGGCTTGGACGTCGTCGAAGAACGCCTGGTCGGCGCCGCCACCGCGGGCGAGGAACGCCCGGACGCGCTCGATCGGGTCCTTCAGCTTCCACTCCTCCAGCTCGTCGGAGAGCCGGTAGCGGGTGGGGTCGTCGGTCGTCGTGTGCGCGTCCATGCGGTAGGTGAACGCCTCGATCAGCACCGGGCCGTTGCCGTGGCGGCACTCGTCCAGCGCCCAGCGGGACACCGCGAGGCAGGCCAGGACGTCGTTGCCGTCGACGCGGATGCCGGGGAAGCCGTAGCCGCGGGCGCGCTGGTACAGCGGCAGGCGCGACTGGCGCTCGGTCGGCTCGGAGATCGCCCACTGGTTGTTCTGGCAGAAGAACACCAGCGGCGCGTCGTAGACCGCGGCCCAGACGAACCCTTCGTGGACGTCGCCCTGCGAGGTCGCGCCGTCACCGAAGTAGCAGATCGTGGCTTCGCCGTCGTCGTCGCCGACCTTGCCCTCGAACTTCTGGCCCATCGCGTAGCCGGCGGCGTTGAGCACCTGGTTGCCGATCACGATGGTGTACGGGTGGAAGCCGTGGCGCTGGTAGTCCCAGCCGCTGTGGTCGGTGCACCGGAAGATGCCGAGCAGGTCCTTCATGTCGACCCCGCGCGCGAACGCGACGCCGTGCTCGCGGTAGCTGGGGAAGGCCATGTCGTTCGCCCGCAGGGCGCGGCCGGAGCCGATCTGCGCGGCTTCCTGACCGAGCAGCGGGACCCAGATGCCGAGCTGGCCCTGGCGCTGCATGGCGTTGGCCTCGCGGTCGGCCCGCCGCACCAGCACCATGTCGCGGTACAGGCCGCGCAGGGCTTCGGCGTCGATGTCGTCGACGTACTTGTCGAACTGGGGCGAGGGCACCCGTTCGCCTTCGGGGGTGAGCAGCTGAGTCAGCTCAGCGCCACCTTCGCTGGTCGCTCGCAACCCGGCGATCACCTGCTCCGGTGACGGCTGGGCCGCTACGGCGGCGGGCCCGTCCCCGGGTTCCGGGTGCGTCCACTGTTCGGACGGCATGCGCAGTACTCCTCGTGTCGGTGCCTCTGGCGGCCGCTTGTGGCGACCACAGCGACTGCACCGGCGGGGACCAGCGCATCGGGTCCGAAGCGCTCGGTCGCCGTCGGCGTTGACGGTTCACGCGGACATCCTGGCACGATGGTCCGCCCTTTGGTGAGTCGCGGATACTTATTTGTTGCTGAGAAACAGGCGCTGAACTGGGCAAACGTTAGGAAGCCCGAGCATCGGACCTGCGAGAGTCGGGCGTCGGTCCGCGCGCTCACCAGGGTCGTGAGTGTTCAGTCGGGTTAGAACCCGACTTGCCACTCACGAGCCGGGGCGACGTTGTGATGTGCCGCACGCTGAGACTCCCGTGGCACGATGGCGGCGTGGAGCAGAAATCCGTTCGTGAATCCGTTGTCACCGCTTGGACCGACGAGGTCATCCCCAGTCTGTCCGGGCTCGTGGCGATCCCCGCGCTGTCGCCGGCCTTTGACGCCGAGTGGGCGAAAAGCGGCCACCTCGCCGCCGCCGTCGAGCACGTCCGCGCCTGGATCGCCGCGCGTGACCTGCCCGGCGCCACCCTCGAGGTCGTACAGCTCGAAGACCGCACGCCCCTGCTGCTCGTCGACGTCCCGGCGACCCCGGGCGCGGCGGACAAGGGCACCGTCCTGATGTACGGCCACCTCGACAAGCAGCCCCCGGTCGGTGGCTGGTCCGAGGGCCTCGGCCCGTGGACCCCGGTGATCCGCGACGGCCGGCTGTACGGCCGCGGGTCCGTCGACGACGGCTACTCCGGCTACGCGGCGACGACGGCGCTCGAAGCCGTGCACGCGGCCGGCGGCGAGCACGCGCGCACCGTCGTGCTGCTGGAGACCGGCGAGGAGTCCGGCAGCCCCGACCTGCCCGCCTACGTCGAGCACCTGGCCGACAAGATCGGCGAGGTCTCGCTGGTCGTCTGCCTGGACGCCGGCGGCAGCGACTACGAGCGGTTGTGGCTGGTCACGAGCCTGCGCGGGATGCTGCACCTCGACGTCAACGTGCAGCTGCTGGCTTCGGCGCAGCACTCCGGCGTCGCTTCCGGCGTCGTCGCCAGCTCGTTCCGGGTGCTGCGGCGCCTCATCGAGCGGCTCGAGGACAGCGAGACCGGCGAGCTGCTGCTCGACGAGCTCAAGGTCGACGTCCCGGCCGACCGGCTGGCCGAGCTCGAAGCCGTGTCGAAGGACTTCCCCGAGGCGCTGGCGAAGGCGTTCCCGCTGGTCGAAGGCGGGCGCGTGATCACGGAAGACGCGCTGGAGCTGATGCTCAACAACGCGTGGCGTCCGACGCTGTCGGTGATCGGCGCCGACGGCTTCCCGAAGCCCGCCGACGCGGGCAACGTCCTGCGCGAGAGCACCACGCTCACCCTGAGCTTCCGGCTGCCGCCGACGGCCGACGCCGAGAAGGCGCTCGAAGCCGTGAAGAAGGCCCTGACCACCGACGTTCCGTACGGCGCGAAGGTGTCCTTCGGCGACAACCCGCAGGCCGAGGACGGCTGGAACGCGCCGACCGAGGCGCCCTGGCTGACGGCGGCGCTGCGCACGGTCAGCGACGACGTCTTCGGGCAGCCGCACCGCGCGACCGGCATGGGCGGGTCGATCCCGTTCATGGGCCTGCTCTCGCGGAAGTACCCGGAAGCGCAGTTCCTGGTCACCGGCGCGTGCGGGTCGGACTCGAACATCCACGTGCCGGACGAGTGGCTGCACCTGGACTACGCGCAGCAGGTCACCGAGGCCGTCGCGCACATCCTGGACGCGCACGCCCGCGGCTAGCGGCAGGCCTCGAGGAACGCCGACGCCGCCGCGTCGAGGTACGCCGGGAAGTCGTCGGCGCCGGCGGCGTCGATCCAGCGGTCGAACGCGTCGCCGAGGATGATCGCCGCCGCCTGAGCTGCCGGTTTCGCCAGCTCGGGCGGCGTTCCGCGGCGTTCCAGCGCGTCCCGGATCGCCGCCGTGATCGCCGCGCCCTTGCTCCGCTCGCGTTCGCGGAGTTCGGCGCTCGACGCGATCACGGCCCGGCGCTCCGGTGACGGGTCGACGAGCCGCGTGACCTGCGTGCCGACGTCGGCGAGCGCCGCGAGAGCCGTGCGCAGCGGCGTCCCGGCGTCTTCGGCGGCCAGGACGGCTTCGGCGACCGCCGGCGGTAGCTGCTCCGCGCCGGCGAAGAGGACTTCGCGCTTGTCGGCGAAGTAGCGGAAGTACGAGCGGCGGGTGATCCCGGCGCGCTCGGCGATCTGCGTCACGGTCACGGCGTCGTACCCGTGCTCGGCGTACAGCTCCAGCGCGGCTTTCCGCAGCCGGTCCGCGGTCCCGGGATCCCATCTGGCCACGGGCGCAGTCTAACTGGCGATGTCTCACTGTGTCGTCACGTGCTAGCCTCAGTGATGACACACTGAGACATCACTGGAGGACGTCATGGAGATCTGGGTGCTCGGAGCCACGGGCCGGACGGGCCGCGGAATCACCGCCGAGCTGGTGGCGCGGGGGCTATCGGTCGTCCTGGTCGGCCGCAACCGCGAACAGCTGGCGTCGACCGGCGCGAAGTACGTCGTCGCCGACGGCGTCGAAGCCATCGCGACCGAGATCCGGCGGCAGCGCCCGGCGGTCGTCGTCAACACGATCGGCGAGTACGCCGCCACGGCCGCGACTCTCGCGCGGGCCTGCCTGCCCGGCGGGCACTACATCGACCTGGCCGCGGACCTCGTCTCGGTGCGGCGGCTCCTCGACCTGCACGAAGAGGCGCTCGCCGGCGGCAGCACGTTCGTGACCGGCGCCGGCTTCGGCGTCCTGGCCACGGAAGCCGTCGTCGCGAAGCTGTGCGAAGGGCGGGACACGCCGAGCCGCGTGCAGGTCGACGCGCTGGCCTCCGTGGCGTCCGAGGGCGGGACCGTCGGGATCGCACTGGCCGCCAGCATCGTCGACGGCCTGACCGCGGTCTCGGCCAGAGGCGCGAACCCGCGCACCCTCGTCCTGCCCGACGGCGAGTCGGTGACCGTGGCGAGCATCCCCTCCGGTGAGCTGCTCGCCGCCCAGCGCGCGAGCGGCGCACCGGACGTCACGGTCTTCTCCGGCCTCGCCCCGACCGCCCCGGCGGTCCGGACCCTGCTCCCGCTCCTCGCGCGGCTGGTGTCCATCCCGGCCGTACGCCGCTTCGCCGTCCGCCGGCTCGCCGCGGTCCGCACGAAGCCGGCGCCCCGCCCGCGCCCGCACACGTGGGGCCACGCGGTCGTGACCTGGCCGGACGGCACAACGCGCGAAGGCTGGCTCCGCGCCGACGAGGCCATGGACTTCACCACGGCGGTGGTGGCCGAGGTCGCGTCCCGCCTGTCCCGCGGCGAGGGCAAACCGGGCGCGCACACCCCGGCGTCGGCACTGGGCGCGGAGGTGGCGGAGGCGGCTGGCGGGACCTTCTTGCTCTAGGCCAGCCGCGTCAGGTGGACCGAGACGTCCAAAGTGGACTGCCCGCCCCCGGTGAAGATGCCCTTCAACGGCGCCACATCCGCATAGTCCCGGCCCATCGCCACCCACACGTGGCGCGGGCCGACCGGGATGGCGT
Coding sequences within:
- a CDS encoding TetR/AcrR family transcriptional regulator, with the translated sequence MARWDPGTADRLRKAALELYAEHGYDAVTVTQIAERAGITRRSYFRYFADKREVLFAGAEQLPPAVAEAVLAAEDAGTPLRTALAALADVGTQVTRLVDPSPERRAVIASSAELRERERSKGAAITAAIRDALERRGTPPELAKPAAQAAAIILGDAFDRWIDAAGADDFPAYLDAAASAFLEACR
- a CDS encoding NAD(P)H-binding protein, producing MEIWVLGATGRTGRGITAELVARGLSVVLVGRNREQLASTGAKYVVADGVEAIATEIRRQRPAVVVNTIGEYAATAATLARACLPGGHYIDLAADLVSVRRLLDLHEEALAGGSTFVTGAGFGVLATEAVVAKLCEGRDTPSRVQVDALASVASEGGTVGIALAASIVDGLTAVSARGANPRTLVLPDGESVTVASIPSGELLAAQRASGAPDVTVFSGLAPTAPAVRTLLPLLARLVSIPAVRRFAVRRLAAVRTKPAPRPRPHTWGHAVVTWPDGTTREGWLRADEAMDFTTAVVAEVASRLSRGEGKPGAHTPASALGAEVAEAAGGTFLL